GAAGGCGGTGATGGGGATTAGTGCGGTCCTGCGGTCGAGTGCAATGCTCTCATCCCCAGGATACAGGACGAGCGCTAATCTCACCGACGAGCCAAGGTCTTCTGCGCATGCGTGGAGCGAGGCTATGGTTCTTCTGCCCACCTTCTGGCTCCACGTAACCTGTATGGCTATCAGCTCTCCACCTTTCTCGATGAGAAAGTCGACCTCTTTTCTATCAACGGTGCGCCAGAACCATAGTCTCGTTCCTGGACTGGAAACGGAAATCAGCTTCAGCAGCTCACTGGCAACCCACGTTTCAAATATAGCCCCGACTTTGTTCTGTCTCTCAAGTACAGACCAACTATCTATGCCCATCAAATGACACGCCATTCCTGTGTCGGTAAGATGCAGTTTGGGACTCTTTATGAGCCGCTTGCCGATATTCGCATAGTACGGTCGCAATAGGAAGATCTGGTAAGTCGTTTCCAAAAGACCCAGGTGCCTTCGCACCGTGGTATAGGGGAGACCCAGGTCCTGCGACATACTGGAGTAATTCAGAAGCTGAGATGTGCGTGACGCTGACATCGAGAGAAGCCTGTTGAAATCGGGAAGATTCCCGAGGTGTGTAATGTCGCGGACATCTCGCTCGAGGTAAGTCTGCCTGTATCCGTCAAACCACGTAGATCGAGACGACTTCGAGCCCATAAGCGATGGGACTGGATATCCTCCCGCAAGGATTCTTGCTTTGATTTCTTTGTAGCTGGGTACGGGAGATTTGCTGGGCAAAGCAGAGATGAATTCGCTCGGTCGTGTTGTCCGAAAGAGATGAGGCAAGGTATCTGGTTGTTTCTTCTTGAGGAGTTCAGCCCAAGAGAATGGATAGAGGTTGAGAAGAGCTACCCTACCAGCAAGCGTTTCTGAAACTGTTTTCAGGGTCATTATGTTTGCTGATCCGGTAAGGATGTATTGGCCAGGTTTCCTGTTGTTATCGACACGAAGCTTAATGGCTCGCAGAAGATCTGGCGCTTTTTGGACTTCGTCGATGATGAGTGGCGCGGGATTCTCGGAGAGGAACCCGTCGGGATCTCGTAGTGCGGCCTCCAATGTGGCAAGTGTATCTAGTGTTGCGTACTTCGCTGGCCACTTGCTTGAGGCCATAGCTCGGACGAGGGTGGTCTTACCCACCTGTCTGGCTCCGGTCACCAGCACTATCGGAAATTCCCGTAGGGAGTCTAGGAGTCTGTTTTCCAGGAATCGCCGCAGCATGGATAAATATTATCCATACAATGGCTAATTGTCAAGAAGAAAATCGCACCTGATGTCTCGTGGGCGTCGGACCCTGGAAATTACATTAGGGCCATTTGACCCCTGATTGGGGACGCCGCCCGGGCCGTTTCACGGGCTCACCATGCGGATGTTCTTGGTGGATCACGGGTCCTTTTTGTAGGTTGTGCCCCATTTTAGGTCCTCACTGATGGCATGCCCAGTGATTTCGACATTACAGCTATCGTGTTCCTTACACCATGCTTCACATTTTTCAGCCCATTCTCTATCGCTGTAAAGAAACTTGCATTCTTCACATTGGAAATATAGTTTCCCGTTCTTCTCTATTTCCCTGGCGATCTTGCACCCTCCTTAGTCTAGACCACGTGGGCCCAGTGTAAATCCAAATGTCAGAACCATGCATCGGGGCTTCAGGGTTTTTGCACGCCCAGTCCTGCAGCTCTAAGCCTAGCCTCGTCCGGGCCGCGATCAGCACAGCATTCTGCGAGCCTGCCGTCTATCACAACAGCGGGAACCGAGTGAATGCCCAGGGCCCTGGCCCTGCTTGCCACCTCCGGGTCCTTCATATCCCAAATGGTGACTTCGCAGGATGAACAGGCGATCCGGTTGACCAGTTCGATTGTCTCCTCGCACGCGGGACATCCAGCGCTGAAGACCTCAACCTTGCGTTTGCTGCCCATACTTATTACCTCCTTTTTCCTCCAGGATTCAGATGACCACGACTACATCTCAGAATCAAGCGCCTCCAGTATCGGGCATTCGGTCACAGGACCCCGTCCTGTGCAGGTGACTGCCAGTTTCACGAGAGCCTTCTTCATCTTCTGAAGAGTCTTGATCCTTTCCTCAATATCGGCAATCTTGGCCTCGGCATGCATTTTGACGTCGCCACAAGTAGTATGAGGATCAACTCGCAAAGAGAAAAGTTCTGAGATTTCCTCAAGGGAGAACCCCAGTTCTTTTGCGCGCTTGATGAACTGGAGGCGCGCGACATCGTCCTGCGAGTACTGCCGGTAGCCAGACTCTCTCCGAGTCGGCTCGGGCATAAGCCCTCGTCGTTCATAGTAGCGAACAGTCTCAATGTTCACATGTGCCCTTTTGGCCAACTGACCTATTGTCAAGTTTTCCACTTTTCCACCCCCATACACAGTATAACCCTGTACCTAGGTACGGGGTCAAGGATTTTTTGCATTTTTCTCGCGCCAGTACGGCGCCGGCAGCTCCACGGATTCACATTTCGACGGGGAGCAACCTGAGTTTTGCGGATTTGTACGGAGGTGGTTTTGGTGGTCGTTCCCGATTTCATGTCTGGCGGCTTGCCCAAGGTTTCAAAGCATCACGTCTGCTCGGGGCTTGCGGGCTCCAGTCAAGACGGAGTGCCGAACAGGCAGATGGCGCGGTGGCAGGCTGCTCACAAAAAGCCTTCAATTATATGAAGTCAGGACCTGCGTACGCATTGTTTTCTAAACAACGTATCACGCTAGATCCTTCTTCATTCTCTCGAACTCGTCTTTGGTAATCTCTCCACTGGCGTACCGTTTCTTTAGAATGTCTAAAGGTGTTTCATTGAACGAGGATCCAGAAGTGCTTTTCTTTTCGTTTCTCAAAACGAGATAGACCACCAAGCCGACTATCGCAAGAAAGATAATCCACATGAACATGCCTCCATACCAATTGTTCATCATGCCCCATCCCTGGCCAAAATCCATCATGCCCCAGCTCCTTCCCGAAAAATCCTTTGACCGCGGCGCTACTGGAGCTCTCAGTGCATCCTAGATGCCAGTAGCCATGAAACCTCTGACATACGCTTCTAGCAGCAGTGAGAGCTCGCGTTACCCACGGATTCCCTGTTCATGTATTTCATGGGATCATTTTCAAATTTCTCTTTACACCCCACGCAACAGAAATAGAATGTCTTTCCCATGTGCTCAACCGGTCCTACAGCAGTGTCTTTGTCTATCTCCATGAGACAGACCGGGTCCATAACCTTCTCTGTCATGATTAATCACCTCCATTCTACTGTGTTTGCTGACTGCAATTTCCACTGTTGCACCTGCCAATTTTTTGCGGACACCAAATCTTATATAAAAGTAGAGTCCAAGTTGAAATCCAAAACCAATGGCCAACAAGGAAATCCAAAACCACAGATCCAGGAACTGTTCGAGGGCATAAGTGAAAGAATTGACCAGAGTAAGAATTCCAAAATATATTGTGAAGAGCACTGTTGCTCCACCTGTACCGATAATTATTGGCTTATTGTTTCTCATATCTAAACCCCCCTTCCGGGGAGATCTCCCTTAGCATCCGAGTCAGCTTTTGCTGGTTCATCCAAAGCAGTAATTGCGTTTTTCCCAGAGGAATCTGTGGCAGTTTCACAGGCCAAAATTCCCCTGATGCTTGTTGGGCAATCAGTGTTCACGATGATTCTTTCCCCTTGAGATTCTTCATGAGATTCAATATTCAACACGACGTCAATCTTCTTCTTAGCCTTTCAAATCATTAAGCTTCTTTCTGAGAAGCTCTTCTTTGACTCCACCAGTAAATTCCAGTTTTCCGTTTATGACTATACCGGGGGCAGACATGAGCATGTACTTCTGAGAGACTTCCGGATGTTCCGTTACATCGATGATCTCAACTTTCATCTCTGGGAAATCGTCCTGTATCTTTTCTACGGTCTCTTTTGCGGATGCACAGTGAGTGCATCCTGGCATTGTCAAAACCTCAACCTTTATCATCTGATTTTCCTCCCTTCTTTTCTCTTTTTCTTTTGAAAAAGAACCATCCTATCGGAACTACTATGAATGCCGCCATCGTTGAAAGGGCATACTTCGATGTCCGTCTGGCCATCTCAAAGACACCTCTCCCTTCTGAAATCCCGACGCCGCATTCGTCACAAATATTATCAACGCCTTCAAATGAGCCTTCCTCCAGCACCTTCCTGCAGAAACAGGCTCCGCCCTCCCACAGATTGTTTGTAAGGCATTCCGTGCACGGCGGTTCTATACAGCACTCGTATTCAGCCACTCCGCCTGCCTTTGCAAACAGAGCGTCCCATCCTCCGTGAAGGCCTGTCGCCAGAAGCCAGTGGTGACCGTATATGCCGATGGTTAGTATTACTGCGCCAATACCTACCAGGAACCAGCCGGTGAGCCTCCCTATCGCCAACCTCCGCTTCACGAGGGCCTGAGTTGCGTTCACCCCGATGATACCCAGTATGGCAAGGAATATTAGGGGGGTTGCCCTTCCCAAGCCGTGAATGGCCCCTAAGATAGACGCCGTCGCGGCTTCCCCCACTGTAGCGATATAAGTCAGCATCACGTAGAACGCGGGGTTAGGGCAGGCAACCCCCGCATTGCCCAGAAAGAGGCCCATAAAGAGGGCCTTAAGGTAGTCCTGCCTCTCGACTATGATCCGTGGTATCCCCCGGCCGAAAGTTGGCAATGTGAACTTGATGAGGGCAAGTTCCGAAAGCCCGAAGAGAAGGGCTGCCGTTCCCGCAACCACGTACATGATGGTCGTTGCCCTGTCCATGCCGAAATATGAACCTGCCAAGGCTATGACCACCGCATAGACTGTTATAGTAACTGTCAGTCCAAGGCCGAAAAGAAGGGCCATGAGGAAACCCTTCTTGTAGCCCTTCCCCATGCTCATCGGCACTATCACGAAGACCAGCGGAAATGTACAGGGGAGGGTAATCATAGATAACCCGGCGGCGTATGAGAGTCCGGCGGTTACGGTTGTGGCAGGATTCGTTGCCAGATAGACCATGCCGAGGACAAAGACGGAAAAGAGGATAAAGGCAAGAATGACGAGTCTTGACCTAATTCTCTTTTCATTTTCGGATAGTTCGATTTGGTCTTTCATAGGCTTGGCTCGTTCCTCAATAGGTTCGCAAACCTTGTCTTCTTTTCATCAGCTTTTGAAGTAGCAGTGTTTCGTACTACAATCGTTTCTTAAACAAAATTCATGCCAACAATATGACCCTTGAGGTAATGTGTTTGTGAGAAACATCTTATCTCGGGAAGTCGCAGGAGCACTGCGACTTCCTCATCTGCTGATATGGAGAATATCGAACATGTAGTTGAATACTATTCCACATGGTGAGGGCAGACTCTTTGATCCGACTCAGGGCAGGCAGCTTCTTTTCTGATGGGGATCAGGGAGAAGGAGATTCTACTCCGTTGGCTCAAGCCAACGAAGCACGAAATATGCCTCATGCCATCTAACGATGGCTTGGACCTATTTCGTTCGCCAGGCCGAAGAGAAGGCTGTAAGTAATTTGTACTTTGTAATTCCCTCATGGGGCACCAAGCGTGAAGCACTGAATGCCGCCTACCGTACTTTGTACCTTGCTCTTTGCATTTCGTACTTTGTCGAAAAGTCTCCACGTGCCTGTGGAATATTCTCCGAATATGCAGAGAACAAGGTGTTTCCCTCGTTCACCTTCGATGAGCTAATAACCTATATCGTAAAACGTTAGCTGAAAAGAGGAGTTTATGGCACGAATCTTGTCTAAGTCTGAAGACGAAAGGGAAAGGTCCCGGCAATTCGAGCCGGATTGAGGAGGGGAGTCATGCATGGAGAGGAATTGGGTGGTTATGCTTACGGCATG
This region of candidate division TA06 bacterium genomic DNA includes:
- a CDS encoding ATP-binding protein, with translation MLRRFLENRLLDSLREFPIVLVTGARQVGKTTLVRAMASSKWPAKYATLDTLATLEAALRDPDGFLSENPAPLIIDEVQKAPDLLRAIKLRVDNNRKPGQYILTGSANIMTLKTVSETLAGRVALLNLYPFSWAELLKKKQPDTLPHLFRTTRPSEFISALPSKSPVPSYKEIKARILAGGYPVPSLMGSKSSRSTWFDGYRQTYLERDVRDITHLGNLPDFNRLLSMSASRTSQLLNYSSMSQDLGLPYTTVRRHLGLLETTYQIFLLRPYYANIGKRLIKSPKLHLTDTGMACHLMGIDSWSVLERQNKVGAIFETWVASELLKLISVSSPGTRLWFWRTVDRKEVDFLIEKGGELIAIQVTWSQKVGRRTIASLHACAEDLGSSVRLALVLYPGDESIALDRRTALIPITAFLGV
- a CDS encoding heavy metal-responsive transcriptional regulator; translation: MENLTIGQLAKRAHVNIETVRYYERRGLMPEPTRRESGYRQYSQDDVARLQFIKRAKELGFSLEEISELFSLRVDPHTTCGDVKMHAEAKIADIEERIKTLQKMKKALVKLAVTCTGRGPVTECPILEALDSEM
- a CDS encoding SHOCT domain-containing protein, yielding MMDFGQGWGMMNNWYGGMFMWIIFLAIVGLVVYLVLRNEKKSTSGSSFNETPLDILKKRYASGEITKDEFERMKKDLA
- a CDS encoding YHS domain-containing protein; protein product: MTEKVMDPVCLMEIDKDTAVGPVEHMGKTFYFCCVGCKEKFENDPMKYMNRESVGNASSHCC
- a CDS encoding thioredoxin; this translates as MIKVEVLTMPGCTHCASAKETVEKIQDDFPEMKVEIIDVTEHPEVSQKYMLMSAPGIVINGKLEFTGGVKEELLRKKLNDLKG
- a CDS encoding cytochrome C biogenesis protein; this translates as MKDQIELSENEKRIRSRLVILAFILFSVFVLGMVYLATNPATTVTAGLSYAAGLSMITLPCTFPLVFVIVPMSMGKGYKKGFLMALLFGLGLTVTITVYAVVIALAGSYFGMDRATTIMYVVAGTAALLFGLSELALIKFTLPTFGRGIPRIIVERQDYLKALFMGLFLGNAGVACPNPAFYVMLTYIATVGEAATASILGAIHGLGRATPLIFLAILGIIGVNATQALVKRRLAIGRLTGWFLVGIGAVILTIGIYGHHWLLATGLHGGWDALFAKAGGVAEYECCIEPPCTECLTNNLWEGGACFCRKVLEEGSFEGVDNICDECGVGISEGRGVFEMARRTSKYALSTMAAFIVVPIGWFFFKRKREKKGGKSDDKG